The Nicotiana sylvestris chromosome 6, ASM39365v2, whole genome shotgun sequence genomic sequence CTGGGACTCTATGACAAATACCAAGGGAATGCAAGGGCAAAGCGAGCCTCTACAAGGTGAGTTTGAAACCCTGCGTATGAAATCGGGAGAGTCGGTATCGTTGTACTTCTCACGCACATTGGCAATTGCAAACAAGATGTGAATTCATGGAGAGAGTCTTGCAGATGTTACTATCGTCGAGAAGATCCTGCGGTCCATGTTGCCTAAATTTAATTTTATTATCTGCTCCATTGAAGAGTCGAAAGATCTTGATACTCTTTCATTTGATGAACTACAAAATTCTTTGATGGTTCATGAGCAGAAAATTGTTAAGCAAGATACGGAGGAGCAAGCCTTGCAAGCAATCACAACCTTCAAAGATTCTGTGTGTCGAAGGAACAAGTGGAAGGGAAGAAACTCAAACAAAGCTAAAGAAGGAACTCACAAAAAGAATGGTCAGCATGGTCGTGATCAACAACACTCGTCAAATGGGAAGCCAAGGTCTGCAGATAAGTCCCACATTGAGTGTTATAGGTGTCACAGGTATGGCCATTATCGTTCTGAATGTCGTACAAATTTGAAAAATGTACGTGGAGAAAACTCTAATTTTACAGAAGTTACTGAGACGGAGGAAGAGGTTTCTTTGTTGATGGTGTCTCAATCCACAGAAGAACGCCACACGGATTTATGTTATTTAGATACAGGTTGTAGCAACTATATGTGTGGAGAAAAATCTACATTTTCTGAATTGGATGAAACTTTTCGCACAACAGTCAAGTTAGGCGACAATTCCCGACTTGCTACCAAAGGAAAGGGAAGGTAAAAGTTCAAACAAAATCTTCATCTGTGCATATTATTTCTGATGTGTTCCTTGTACCGGATTTAAAGAAAAATCTTATTAGTGTGGGTCAACTTCAAGAGAACGGCTATGAAGTGTCTATCAAGCATGGAATTTGCAGAATCCTAGATTCTAATCTTGGGTTGATTGCTGAAGCTAAGATGACTGCAAATAAACTTTTCCCGCTTCATGTGCAAGATATTGGCTCTaccaatttttatttttcagcGAAGTTGGATAGTCAAGCATGGCTCTGGCATTACATATATGGACATCTAAATTTTGGAGGACTAAAACTGTTACTTCAGAAGAATATGGTTTCTGGTCTTcctaattgtcacacctcctttttccaacccgaagggatataagggagtattttcaattaaagtgacataaatcgaaatgaattttttttaaatttaattagAGCCGCCACTTAGGATATTtattgtggtgtcccaagtcaccggtttattttaaatcccaaattgaggaaaatcgactttatttaaatGTCTACGAAACCAAAAATACTAGATAcgaaattctgttaacctgagagaaggtgttaggaattttCGGATTTCGTGGTttgagcacggtcgcttaactattaataattagcCTAATTACCTGATTTACtatatgttttaaacctattgtgcatttttaactttataaccgctttta encodes the following:
- the LOC138871477 gene encoding uncharacterized protein, producing MTSENNFVQAAIPRFDVHYDHWSMLMENLLRSKELWAVVNGGIQEPGADVVLTNAQKTQLEAQNLRELKAKNYLFQAIDRSILEIILLCKDTSKKIWDSMTNTKGMQGQSEPLQESKDLDTLSFDELQNSLMVHEQKIVKQDTEEQALQAITTFKDSVCRRNKWKGRNSNKAKEGTHKKNGQHGRDQQHSSNGKPRSADKSHIECYRCHRYGHYRSECRTNLKNVRGENSNFTEVTETEEEVSLLMVSQSTEERHTDLCYLDTGCSNYMCGEKSTFSELDETFRTTVKLGDNSRLATKGKGRILDSNLGLIAEAKMTANKLFPLHVQDIGSTNFYFSAKLDSQAWLWHYIYGHLNFGGLKLLLQKNMVSGLPNCHTSFFQPEGI